Proteins encoded together in one Branchiostoma lanceolatum isolate klBraLanc5 chromosome 11, klBraLanc5.hap2, whole genome shotgun sequence window:
- the LOC136445259 gene encoding uncharacterized protein — protein MERTLAAFMNQGLLLVGIGTALMTFNQHGPNIVGWVLVPAGVLHIVWSWYEFYIRLHRLRKGSDQPLSYRRSLWWTGALVVLIVAASIVELYANIVYGAFVRVTFPDGEGQGLPTTPNP, from the exons ATGGAGAGAACACTGGCCGCCTTTATGAACCAAG GGCTGCTATTGGTTGGAATCGGCACGGCTTTGATGACGTTTAACCAACACGGACCGAACATCGTGGGGTGGGTCCTGGTGCCGGCTGGTGTGCTGCATATCGTCTGGTCATG GTACGAGTTCTACATTCGTCTCCACCGGCTGAGGAAAGGCTCCGACCAGCCCTTATCGTACAG ACGCAGCTTGTGGTGGACCGGGGCGCTGGTTGTGCTGATCGTGGCGGCGTCCATCGTGGAGCTGTACGCTAACATCGTCTACGGAGCCTTCGTTCGGGTCACCTTCCCGGACGGGGAGGGACAGGGGCTGCCGACAACCCCAAATCCTTAA
- the LOC136445258 gene encoding vacuolar transporter chaperone complex subunit 2-like isoform X1 — protein MDRPGSSFNMGSSLPGQVNGGFDMTDGNEITVTSLSGSRIATRQTWEDGIEAFSDPDRMEKGKPAFKSFTEEHPPDPSTVSAMERTLAAFMNQGLLLVGIGTALMTFNQHGPNIVGWVMVPAGVLHIVWSWYEFYIRLHWLRKGSDQALSYRRSLWWTGALVVLIVAASIVELYGNIMYGAFVVVTFPDGEGQGLPTTPTP, from the exons ATGGACAGACCAGGCTCTTCCTTCAACATGG GCTCTTCCTTGCCGGGCCAGGTGAATGGTGGATTCGACATGACAGACGGGAACGAAATAACGGTGACCAGTTTGTCTGGGAGCAGGATTGCTACGAGACAGACATGGGAAGACGGGATCGAGGCGTTTTCAGATCCCGACCGGATGGAAAAAG GCAAGCCGGCGTTTAAGTCGTTCACCGAAGAGCATCCCCCAGACCCCTCCACCGTCTCTGCCATGGAGAGAACACTGGCCGCCTTCATGAACCAAG GGCTGCTATTGGTTGGAATCGGCACGGCTTTGATGACGTTTAACCAACACGGTCCGAACATCGTGGGGTGGGTGATGGTGCCGGCTGGTGTGCTGCATATCGTCTGGTCATG GTACGAGTTCTACATTCGTCTCCACTGGCTGCGGAAAGGCTCGGACCAGGCCTTATCGTACAG ACGCAGCCTGTGGTGGACGGGAGCGCTGGTTGTTCTGATCGTGGCGGCGTCCATCGTGGAGCTTTACGGTAACATTATGTACGGAGCCTTCGTGGTGGTCACCTTCCCGGATGGGGAGGGTCAGGGGCTGCCAACAACCCCAACTCCTTAA
- the LOC136445258 gene encoding uncharacterized protein isoform X2 has protein sequence MDRPGSSFNMGSSLPGQVNGGFDMTDGNEITVTSLSGSRIATRQTWEDGIEAFSDPDRMEKGLLLVGIGTALMTFNQHGPNIVGWVMVPAGVLHIVWSWYEFYIRLHWLRKGSDQALSYRRSLWWTGALVVLIVAASIVELYGNIMYGAFVVVTFPDGEGQGLPTTPTP, from the exons ATGGACAGACCAGGCTCTTCCTTCAACATGG GCTCTTCCTTGCCGGGCCAGGTGAATGGTGGATTCGACATGACAGACGGGAACGAAATAACGGTGACCAGTTTGTCTGGGAGCAGGATTGCTACGAGACAGACATGGGAAGACGGGATCGAGGCGTTTTCAGATCCCGACCGGATGGAAAAAG GGCTGCTATTGGTTGGAATCGGCACGGCTTTGATGACGTTTAACCAACACGGTCCGAACATCGTGGGGTGGGTGATGGTGCCGGCTGGTGTGCTGCATATCGTCTGGTCATG GTACGAGTTCTACATTCGTCTCCACTGGCTGCGGAAAGGCTCGGACCAGGCCTTATCGTACAG ACGCAGCCTGTGGTGGACGGGAGCGCTGGTTGTTCTGATCGTGGCGGCGTCCATCGTGGAGCTTTACGGTAACATTATGTACGGAGCCTTCGTGGTGGTCACCTTCCCGGATGGGGAGGGTCAGGGGCTGCCAACAACCCCAACTCCTTAA